A genomic window from Astatotilapia calliptera chromosome 12, fAstCal1.2, whole genome shotgun sequence includes:
- the LOC113034033 gene encoding AT-rich interactive domain-containing protein 3A-like isoform X2 has product MVDNSRVTAKSVLQSCFSSGSSLPRQTPHSPYPGAQSHQLGSGGMKLEAVMENLQRQQAARLALEEKLRQAEKEKELRCMVESQIHQQALAFRHYQLAMPGALSAGAESSPPGVTPPHMEVRICAEDGNSNPGICVKDRDGEGDDTEEQDLMDQDEVGDDVGLNQSSLQEACVSQHLRVFAPHGHADSPSLHAASQNHEWTYEEQFKQC; this is encoded by the exons ATGGTTGATAACTCACGTGTAACTGCTAAGTCTGTGTTG CAAAGCTGTTTCTCCTCTGGCAGCAGCCTTCCACGCCAAACACCCCACAGCCCGTATCCCGGCGCACAGTCTCACCAGCTCGGCAGCGGCGGCATGAAACTCGAGGCTGTCATGGAAAACCTGCAGCGCCAGCAGGCAGCGCGCCTCGCCCTGGAGGAGAAGCTCCGGCAGGCGGAGAAAGAGAAGGAGCTCCGCTGTATGGTGGAGTCCCAGATCCACCAACAAGCTCTGGCTTTCCGCCACTATCAGCTGGCGATGCCAGGCGCCCTCTCCGCCGGAGCTGAAAGCTCACCCCCAGGAGTGACCCCTCCTCACATGGAAGTCCGTATATGCGCCGAAGACGGGAACTCCAACCCCGGTATCTGCGTTAAAGACCGGGACGGGGAGGGAGATGACACGGAAGAACAGGATCTCATGGACCAAGACGAGGTCGGGGACGATGTTGGGTTAAACCAGTCCTCTCTGCAGGAAGCGTGCGTGTCTCAGCATCTCAGAGTCTTCGCTCCCCACGGTCACGCAGACTCTCCATCGTTGCACGCCGCGTCGCAGAACCACGAGTGGACCTATGAGGAGCAGTTCAAACAG
- the LOC113034033 gene encoding AT-rich interactive domain-containing protein 3A-like isoform X1 — protein sequence MVDNSRVTAKSVLQSCFSSGSSLPRQTPHSPYPGAQSHQLGSGGMKLEAVMENLQRQQAARLALEEKLRQAEKEKELRCMVESQIHQQALAFRHYQLAMPGALSAGAESSPPGVTPPHMEVRICAEDGNSNPGICVKDRDGEGDDTEEQDLMDQDEVGDDVGLNQSSLQEACVSQHLRVFAPHGHADSPSLHAASQNHEWTYEEQFKQVMSGHVLGGGT from the exons ATGGTTGATAACTCACGTGTAACTGCTAAGTCTGTGTTG CAAAGCTGTTTCTCCTCTGGCAGCAGCCTTCCACGCCAAACACCCCACAGCCCGTATCCCGGCGCACAGTCTCACCAGCTCGGCAGCGGCGGCATGAAACTCGAGGCTGTCATGGAAAACCTGCAGCGCCAGCAGGCAGCGCGCCTCGCCCTGGAGGAGAAGCTCCGGCAGGCGGAGAAAGAGAAGGAGCTCCGCTGTATGGTGGAGTCCCAGATCCACCAACAAGCTCTGGCTTTCCGCCACTATCAGCTGGCGATGCCAGGCGCCCTCTCCGCCGGAGCTGAAAGCTCACCCCCAGGAGTGACCCCTCCTCACATGGAAGTCCGTATATGCGCCGAAGACGGGAACTCCAACCCCGGTATCTGCGTTAAAGACCGGGACGGGGAGGGAGATGACACGGAAGAACAGGATCTCATGGACCAAGACGAGGTCGGGGACGATGTTGGGTTAAACCAGTCCTCTCTGCAGGAAGCGTGCGTGTCTCAGCATCTCAGAGTCTTCGCTCCCCACGGTCACGCAGACTCTCCATCGTTGCACGCCGCGTCGCAGAACCACGAGTGGACCTATGAGGAGCAGTTCAAACAG